The Candidatus Tectomicrobia bacterium DNA window CGCCTCTCGGCGGCGGTGGATTTTCTCTGCGACGACCTCACCGCCGTCGTCCAGCCCGGCATGACCATCGAGTCGCTGAACCGGCTCACCCGGCCCGAGGGGCAGACGGCGGGCCTCGATCCCGCGAACCCGGGGAAGGCCACGGTGGGCGGCACCGTCTTCGCCGAACGGTCGGGCCCCCAGCGCGTGCGCTGGGGGAGGGCGAGGGACCGGGTGATGCGGCTCAAGGTGGCGCTGCCGGACGGCTCCTCCCACACCTACGGCGCCCTGGTGGTGAAGAACGTGACGGGCTACGACATGAACCGCCTCCTGGCCGGTAGCTGGGGCACCCTCGCGGTGGCGACCGAGCTGGCCATCCGCCTCTACAAGGCGCCCGAGCGCTCGGGCGCGCGCGCGGCCGGCTTCGGCACCGCCGGGGAGGCCTTCCGGGCGGCGCGGCGCCTGATGGCCCTCCCGCTCCATCCCCTGTGGGTCGAGGTGCTGGACGCGGGGCGCATCGAGGCGCTGGGGGAGCGGTATTTCCTCCCGGGCCCCTGGTGCCTCGCCGCCGCCTTCGGGGACTTCGAGGAGGGCCTGGCCGAGGCGCTCCGCCGCTTCGAGGACCTCCTGGGCCGGGAGGGGGGCCGGGAGCTCGCCCGCCTGGACGAGGAGGAGACGGCCCGCCTGGGCGCCGCCCTGGCGGACCAGCCGGGCGGGGACTTCGCCCGCGAGGAGTCGCTCGCGGTGCGGGCCTCGGGCCGGGCGGACCAGCTCCC harbors:
- a CDS encoding FAD-binding oxidoreductase, which gives rise to MAASLDAFARAVEADTGDPSLLSGDGTGMYVLGGRMPFLVARPASHEAVLSVLARASEGSLGVVPWGGGTSRRAGYPPERYDVALSTERLSAAVDFLCDDLTAVVQPGMTIESLNRLTRPEGQTAGLDPANPGKATVGGTVFAERSGPQRVRWGRARDRVMRLKVALPDGSSHTYGALVVKNVTGYDMNRLLAGSWGTLAVATELAIRLYKAPERSGARAAGFGTAGEAFRAARRLMALPLHPLWVEVLDAGRIEALGERYFLPGPWCLAAAFGDFEEGLAEALRRFEDLLGREGGRELARLDEEETARLGAALADQPGGDFAREESLAVRASGRADQLPRFARAAEEAAGKGGFRRAVAAHAGSGVLRAWLAPRERGVEPRAAWDAFASLCRAGADPAAGRFVHVRLDGGPTSLREQIPVWGEDALDPAALVLMRRLKREYDPTRTLSPGRFVGRL